The following are from one region of the Silene latifolia isolate original U9 population chromosome 9, ASM4854445v1, whole genome shotgun sequence genome:
- the LOC141598486 gene encoding uncharacterized protein LOC141598486: MATPNASTSTSSTPLSNVLWLRSFMDRCKLEKNGSNFADWDAQLRLAAQGDDKLRYLTEASPTEPPNTRSAARQSYEDYQKESAAMKNVLIFAMEAELQRSAIKISTAHEIYMKLVNMFSRAPRVIQYEAASAFFDLNIKEGQKVSPHVLKLMEYVETLKAHKVEIPDELVIDRILHSLSKIKAYVQFRVNFNMQDKKVSLDELHKMLVQAERDMGLSVSTTKDVLNVNQKSKRTFKKSGKKGKKRSPNRNSAKTYEASTSKPKYSAPSGDKCHYCCGVGHWKRNCSKYLGDIKAGKVTPVGPPPSKDKGKEKQV; this comes from the exons atggcaactccaaacgcGTCcacatccactagttccaccccgCTTTCCAATGTGttatggctccgatccttcatggatcgatgtaagttagaaaagaatgggtccaatttcgccgattgggatgcacaacttcgcttggccgcgcaaggtgacgacaagcttcgttaccttaccgaggcatctcccaccgaaccaccTAATACTAGGTCCGCCGCTAGGCAATCCTATGAggattaccaaaaggagtcggccgcaatgaaaaatgtattgatctttgctatggaggccgaactccaacgaagtgctataaagattagcaccgctcatgagatctacatgaagcttgtgaacatgttttcacgagctcctagggtcattcaatatgaggcggcttccgcattctttgatcttaacatcaaagagggccaaaaggtgagcccacatgtgctcaagttgatggagtatgttgagaccttgaaagcgcataaggtggaaattcccgatgaactcgtgattgatcgaattcttcattccctaagcaaaatcaaagcatatgttcaattccgggtgaattttaatatgcaagataagaaggtttcccttgatgagttgcacaaaatgcttgtgcaagccgaaagggacatgggtctaagtgttagcaccaccaaagatgtgctcaatgttaatcaaaagagcaaacgaaccttcaagaaaagtgggaaaaagggaaagaagcgatCTCCCAACAGGAACtcagctaagacttatgaagcaagcacctccaagcccaagtacagtgccccctctggggacaagtgccactattgttgtggagttggacattggaagagaaactgttccaagtatcttggcgacatcaaagctggaaaggttactccagtag ggccccctcctagcaaggacaaaggcaaggagaagcaagtctag